AGACAATCCAGACTTATTTGTTGCGTGTCCCTCAGTTTCACTTTGTTACCCAGATTTGGTTTTCCCTATCGATTTATGAAtctcgaacagcgatatactactgttgcctttatctacaaCGACCCTTTTTAATGCATGACAACTTAAAAATAATAACCCGATAATGTGTATGAAATACTTTTAAATGCCTTTTTGATTCATATGTTTTGTTCTCCATTTTATCAATAGTTCTTGTAACATCTATACGTACCTCCTTTAAACATTGATAAATCAACTTGTTATGAAAAAGCATGACTACCCAGAATCGGTCAAACCCTGACAACCCTGACAGCAAAATATAACCATTGCCCTTTTGCTGTAAAGGCtaacttattttgaaaaaaaaatgttttagaatgTTCTTTTTATTCATACTGATAACTCTCATGTgccaaaattaaaattatgtatttagATTGCATCGATATCAGTCTCTATATGTTATGATAGTGAACGAACTATTTAGATTTTCTACAGATAACTATTCATGGATTTGGTGCTTTATTTCTACTTTTAAAGTATGAAAAAATACACATACGAGGTTTACAGATGGTGTCTTTATAAAAAGACTGTTTACATGTACAGTTTCCTTTGCAATCAGCATTGACATCCTTACACGGTTTTGTGGTAGTGCAGGCTAAACCCAATCCTATTTCTGCAAATGAAGCAAATAACATAGTTTAAGATTTgtattaaaagttaaatgcaATAATATGAGTATAATGTATacgtaaaacaaaacaaaaaaaaccacttAATACATTGTATGCATCAGAAGCGCTTTTCTTGTTTCTCTTCATCAGGAACAAAATCTGAAGGCCAAACAGGTATAAgtatcaaaacatataaatatgaatgaaatCCACCGTATGTCAATTTTAACCACCGAAATGAGGCAACTTTTGAATCGTCTGAACAGTTTAATTTGTTATGATCCACACGTGCATGACAATATATAAACAAACGTTTTGTAAATTATTGTAACGTCTTTGTCTGTTAACCATGTTTACCTTGTCCACTGATACACAAATGAACAACACTGTTGTATTATAATATAAGTGTAAGCAGACAatcacaaatatttgaaaatcaacgCGTTTTACTTTATAATTTAAAACCCTTCGATGTGtgttgaattattaaaaaaaagaaaatattaaacattatatTTGCCTTTGCATTAATGTTTCAAGACAGGGTTTTATTAAACTGAAGAAGGTTCAATAAAGATTAGTATATTCCTTGGTTTTGTAATGACCTCAACTAAAATATTCTATACTTACTGTCTACACACTTGTTGTTTTGTCTGTAAAACATTGCTGTGCACTGACATATTTTGTCTTTGCAGCCTGAATTCGAAATATTTGTCGAGCAGCTTACATTGGTTTTACAATTTCCTCCCAGAGGGATTCCAGTTCCTGCTTTAAACACATGCAGACAAAATATTTTGCATTCCAAAACTTGTTTACCAAGTTACctactttaccatgtttacatcaTGATACTACcttattttaaaacatatattttttttaaagtttgatacgTGTGAATATGAGTCTGAAGACTGCCAATCCGATTCAATTTTAGTAAGACATGGATATATTTTACCGAATACTAAGCTGAGTTGTATTGAGGAAAActaaatctttaaaaaagatgGTACATGGATGCATTTTTTCCAAATTGATTATTCttcgtttttctttcttttatcaaTTGTTCTTCGACTAATGAGATGTAAATGCTCCCTTGgtatattttcccttttttaaaatgtatttggtAAATATTAAACTCAAGATGAGTTTTCCCAAAtgttgtctatgattattctctcaaaattatctacattgtaatgaataaaaaCTGCGTGAAcattaatttttgaaaaagaaGAACTTTATTATCAACTTTAAAGGGGgaaaatttcttatattttgaacaactttAAAAGAAGGGGGCcccttacttttaaaaataaagaagatataagtccagGAATATAACAAAGTTCCTGGACATGTTTTATCCATATAATACAAAAAAGATGTACAGTTCTTTGGGAAAGTTTCCTCAACAAAATATGTACctttttgtactaagaagtgttttttacaacaaaacaaaaatttgtatcactagaaattgatccctcatttaaggtgtagtcattacattgaagggttactctcattcgaggggttgcTCCCAGATCTTGCCAACCTTTAAAGTTttgaatagatttcttcataacgaaaattttcttttctaaatgaaaaagttattacgtaaaactatgcttgaatcACGTGTGTCACTGCatgaaacgactttaaagtaccctctcaaatcaattatctatatcaaagtcaaaggatacagttttaaatcagagattgttcttgcttttgaacatttttcgtcataaaaacagttttcttttatttaatatcattaaaAGAAGGAGAGGAGACGTAAAAATTtcgcttcaaacacgtgcgtcgcaaaatGGGTAATAAATCCTTTTTGTGACATGTGATGGACGCCATTTAACTATATTATCTCATCAAACAATACAAataacacctttattaattagttcCTTTGTTGTCGAtggctataaaatgcaatcagctgattaaaAATCTTAATGAGTTCAatgtgaattccgagtattgtccgatcaggtaaagtccgagaaacccgaaaaaaagtaaataaacaatatggttgaaaataaatcgttctatatatttctttcgccaaattatttcgccaatgacgaattttaatcgccacaattattatttttcgcCAGCGGGAACCCTGCTGGCATATCAGAAGCTTGAGAAATATTGTTACGAAAGTTATTCTTATACTAATTCGCCATTCGGTGGTACCCTATTACCGGACTAAATCATACATTATATCATACATTATACCGTTCTTGTCTCAAACACAAGCTACGAACATATGCTCATATGTCTGGAGAtcttgtgtatatatattttcttacaGTTCTGAATGTTTTTAGGTACCAATTTTACTCAACAAATTATGAATTTCGACACGAAAATTTAATTTATTGTACCTTTAATTTTAGAGCAAAAATAAAAACCAGATAACAATTGGCATAAGATAACTCTTATACTGGTAACCGTTAAGTCTTTTATCAGCATTGCTTggtatattttgaaatttgtttttaaaatagctGAAATACGTTTAATACTACCTGCAGAAACTGCAAATTGAAAGTAAAGTGACACCAGTGGAAGACCAATTAGGACTACAGTGCTCAGATTggcctgaaaatataaaaaaaacagttgattTATGTTTACACATTTAAGCTGACGAATCAAAATGATGGTCACATAAAATTATTATATCTGTTTTAGTTGCGTACCAAATGTCCTATTTATAACAGAACTATAAAGTACTGTTATACAAGTGGAGATTTAacatacatcagaaaatgcctgtaaatGTTAGGAATATGTTACTTTTAAGTTGTTCCGATGATTTAttgagtttgattttgtcagGACTTCTCCTTTTCGAATTTGTCTTTAGTAATCTTTGGAATCCTTTCCTAAATGTATTTCAATAATGCCATATACACATTGTCGATTTCAGAAACTTATACAATGTTTAAAATTCGAAGAAATAAATGTTAACGAACGTTATTGACAAATCTTACCCATGATTCCTTTCAATGTGTAATCTGTCTAGATTTAGTAGCATATACGCCATGCAGGTATGTTAACTTTTGATGTATATTTTATGTACATAGAAGTATTTTCCAGAAATATGTTGTTAAAATGTTTTGGCTGTGAATCAATCTTTCCTGTATTTACAATTTTAACAAGTTCATACATGATACCATAGTTCAGTTTGTCATGCAGTAATTCTATTCGTAacgatattttacaatatttcagTATTTATATGATAACGTGAACCTTACTAGTACTGTTATCAACAGAAAAACACATGTGACATGGTCTCCTaggtaatattatatatatttgcaaAGCTTTGTACTATGACATATCTTGACACAATTTCAACTTCCGTCTAACGATAAGATACCCCTGCAATCTTTCATAAATGATTAACATAGGAGGGCGTGAAGTAAATGAAACGTCTTTGTATGAGCTGGGATTGAACAATGATTATTGTGAAAAGAAAACACACAAGGCATGCAAGCGTTTTTGAAAATGTCATTGGTCTAAAAGGGAAAACTCATATAGAGTTTATTCCGTATCGGGAACACATTCGATGCCCACTTTGCCATTTTGTAGGAAaaaaaaagagggatgaaagatacgaaagggacagtcaaactcataaatcgaaaataaactgacaacgccatggctaaatatgaaaaaagacaaacagacaaacaatagtacacatgacacaacatagaaaacgaaggaataagcaacacgaaccccatttaGAAGTTGATAAATTGAGATGTGGTTCGTAAGTAAAACTTAAAATAACAATCATATCGAACTCTACTCGAAAGAAAGAACGGAAAactccttatcaaatggcaatatcaaacgctcacaaataaaggcaacagtagtataccgctgttcaaaactcataaatccatggacaaaaaacaaaatcggggtaacaaactaaaaccgagggaaacgcattaaatataagaggagaacaacaacataACACTTAAATGGAACACACATAGACAAAGGAATGGAAAATATCATTTATGTTtttgacttggtataggcatttatttatgtagaaaattgtagatTAAACCAAGTTTAAAAGTTAACTAAAACTCTCACTAGTATGGCATTTGCATAGTAGTCCACTAATTGACAACGATTTGCGAGCATAACAAAATACAACCATTTCTACATACCACAATGTctgtaaaaagtcaaatatatgacgtttccattcgtttttgttgtgtttgagccgttgattttgccatttcatgagggactttccgatttgaattttacttggagttcggtatttttgttattttacttttttacttgCAAAACCTCGAATTCGACTGGAAATCATGCTTTACTTTTTAGAATATGACTTTGACAACGAAGAGAAGACATACAATAATCGTtcatataatatacaattatggcccgttgaaaaTGTGAAATTTGTCAACACGAGAATAACTTATTTAAGgtttgacaattttggatattcatcgattctAAGGGGAGACAATTGTTTTATCataccgaactaacagtggaaGGGCCTTTTGAACACTTACTATATTCTTTATTAACAAACACAAGCTGACGTTTGTCGTCTGAAAATACATTTGATTTCTAGAATTTCTCGAATTTATAACAAAGGTAGAagcattttgtaaaatattgatggccctgaaaaggaccgtttataagCGATATCATGGGTTGCTGACACTAAGTGCATGTCCAAAGCCTTATTTCCTCGTCTCTCGATGGGCTTCTAGTGTAACGTGAACgctacattttgtttatttacgtctgtgacgtcattttcatgggaaTTATGCAGTAATAGCGAACTATCAATATAATGtttaataaagttaaaaaaaaactgtaatttttgtgttgatttgtaACGACTTTTcctgtttattttcaatttaataaaacaaCTTTAAATATAATTTCTAATCGTCAgtgataaaaaattgttacatctCCAAGGGATTCACAatgattaacatatttaaaaaatataattgattgattttCCAATGAAGGTATTAGCAGAGACATATAGTTTTTTGAATTGATTGTGATAAATTATCTAAAATGCTATGGTATCTTTGTCCTTTATTAGTTGTCATACAAAGTATTAGCCGTTTgctcttttttttattgtattccCAATACAAGATTTGAcaagtttatatttgttttgtagtaTATGTTATTGTATGTACTTTCAATAATTGATATTCATCCGCCTGTCTTAGATTCCATAATTCGTGTGGTCATCGATATTGAAACATTTGTTATATTACTTGTTTGACATAGGCGAAAAGAAACTTATAAGAGCTAATTGCGCACAAGAAAGCTTTCAACACATCTGATTCAACCTTATTTTGAGTCACAGGGTTTGCATTGTTTTCACCTTTAAGTATATGATATGTTGAAAGAAGTTGAAATCCACCAgagaggaattaaaaaaaaaaacgtttatatACAGACAAAACAATAACCGAAAAATAGggaaaacaacataaaaaaagagTCAATTTGTCAATTGTTTTACTGAAGATATATTTGTGGCATATTtgatttacatatataaatatgatattgttgattattaattttattgttgtGTTAGATAGTTTGGTTACTCATTGTTTCTATTTCTAGCACTATTGTTCTAGTATCTTCTCCTTTCCCTTTGGTGAACCTCTTTTCTTTCATATCATTTTGGAGGGAACATTCTAACCTTTTGATTGGTCAATCTTTAGGCCAAAGGTCTTACTATAGGTTTTCATTGTTTCTGGTAGATTTTGACTGCAGACATATTGGAATGTAGTGAAAATTACTTGGTTGATATATTAAACTctgatattcatgatatttatatTATACTTCTTGGATTTTCAATATTCTTATATTCAGGATATGAATTAATACCTAGTCATACGTGTCATATGAGTTGTGCTCAGATCTTACATACACAGCACTGTGATGTTTCAAACTAGTATACTGACCTATGTACCATATACATGGGTCTAAATACTGtgtattaaaagaaaagaaacccAGATCTTCGTTTGCGTTGTATTTGTCCAGAAAATACCCCGTTACATATTATTGTATCAATCTTGATTCTAAATTCGTATTTGTAATTTAGTTCAATACATTTGACTAATATATGAATGTATATCGTTGCAGGTTATCGTTGCTATGCCATGCTAATCATCGCAATGATTGATATCCGGGTAACACATCGGACATACTTAGAACTGTACGTGACATAAGGGGGGCACAACGGGACGGTAGTTACAAGGAGAGAAAACGTGTACAGTTTTATTAGATATGATTATTTGTGTAACATATAGATATATAACAGTCCTTTATGACTTTTTTTCATTGGTTATCAATTGTATTTGAATTTCAGTGATGGTATATACGATCCTCTTTTGgtgtaattttcttatatttactttgtatataaataatgACACCAAGCTCAAAAAACAAGTACCCAGCTTTTCAATCGAGCAAAAATGTCGATGATAAAACATGTCTTGCTGTCAGATAAACACATGCAGGAATTTTTgaattaatattcaaatatttacatattGCACAAACAATGACATTTCATTTTTTATCTATCATACTGCACCTGAAATAATTAAggaatttttcttttattttaatcaatattttgacTACATCTAATCCAAAGTTACACAATGTTAAACAGAAAAGAGTTAACACAATAAATATCATTTAAGGTACGAATTTCTTTATTTATCTCAATTAAAGAATGATCAAACAGATTCCTAGCATACGGTTTGACATTTGTGATAGGCATTTTTGGCGAAAAAAATTATCTACTATTTTAGCATCATAACAACACACAAAAACCATTTATTACGATGGGCAATAACAATCAATGATACGAATGTATGAATAATATTTCTGTAACACAAAATCATCTATATACAAGTCATAGTTGAGCAGAAAAAAAAGTGATGACTTCAgtattgaaaaataacaaaagaatgaTGCAAATGGATTTTAAGACTATGAAAATACAGTTATCTCGATTCACATCATACACACATGTATTGATATAGTATATAGATGAATCTTAATCTGCCGTCgacttattttattttgtacaagCTTTACAATACGGGGAAAAGTTAATTTGGTATAAATATGAACCCTTTGCTTGCGGTCAGAAACCTTTCCGGCACCATCATCGTACTCTGAAGATCAACCAATTAAATTATTGCATCTGTTGTTTCATGAACACGTTCTGTACTGATAATTCACTTCTTTTgagtaattgttttttttctttcatttatacaCTTTGTAAAGTGAGATATCATATAAAAGCATTTAAATAGTCtgatgaaatatgttttttttctgctttCCAGATTGCAGAGTAATATTTCCGGAGAACATGTATAAATATAGTGCAAAAGATTGATAATGCAGTGTTGTTTCGGCCTCGTTTATGCAATTTAATAGtgtgattttgatttttctttacCATATTCATCGTACTCAAAATCAACGATGAACTAATCGAATAATTGAATTTGTTGTTCTGATGACAGTTTTGTACTCCAGCCCTGAGTAAAGTCTTATAAGCGAGGGTGTGTGCGAGGGTGTGTGTTTTGCCCTGGATCACACCTTCAATATTTGATTATATATGTCACCAATTGACTATCTATAAGCATTTCCTTAtgttggaaaaaatattttttttgcatattgCACCCGTTTTGATATTTTAACGGTTTTTGTGCTTCatggtaaaaaatattttaaacaaggATTTCTTTTACAGTGAAATAGTGTTGCGTGTGTTAGACTTTAGTTTTCAATTGTTGTGTGCTATTTTTTGTCTCTTTATTTATTAGTTATCATACAACTTATTGACAATTTTCCCCAGTATTCTCTTTACAGTGCAAGccttttcttcaaaatttttattGTAGTATACAAACT
This genomic window from Mytilus galloprovincialis chromosome 9, xbMytGall1.hap1.1, whole genome shotgun sequence contains:
- the LOC143046944 gene encoding uncharacterized protein LOC143046944 isoform X2; this translates as MANLSTVVLIGLPLVSLYFQFAVSAAGTGIPLGGNCKTNVSCSTNISNSGCKDKICQCTAMFYRQNNKCVDKIGLGLACTTTKPCKDVNADCKGNCTCKQSFYKDTICKPRIQPNHKCGSITPKNASCIDHAYCNSTSFCVCDKGYKGASCSSAMTMAAVEISTIILCLMMVYFEVFK
- the LOC143046944 gene encoding uncharacterized protein LOC143046944 isoform X1, encoding MANLSTVVLIGLPLVSLYFQFAVSAGTGTGIPLGGNCKTNVSCSTNISNSGCKDKICQCTAMFYRQNNKCVDKIGLGLACTTTKPCKDVNADCKGNCTCKQSFYKDTICKPRIQPNHKCGSITPKNASCIDHAYCNSTSFCVCDKGYKGASCSSAMTMAAVEISTIILCLMMVYFEVFK
- the LOC143046944 gene encoding uncharacterized protein LOC143046944 isoform X3 codes for the protein MANLSTVVLIGLPLVSLYFQFAVSAGTGIPLGGNCKTNVSCSTNISNSGCKDKICQCTAMFYRQNNKCVDKIGLGLACTTTKPCKDVNADCKGNCTCKQSFYKDTICKPRIQPNHKCGSITPKNASCIDHAYCNSTSFCVCDKGYKGASCSSAMTMAAVEISTIILCLMMVYFEVFK